In Nonomuraea sp. NBC_00507, the following are encoded in one genomic region:
- a CDS encoding helix-turn-helix domain-containing protein: protein MPTRGKVVHYPGQALYDIDETVVVLRLSRRYLYQEIRAGRLRTVKAGRARRVPADAIADYVKLLEQEAQAA from the coding sequence ATGCCCACCCGAGGAAAGGTCGTCCACTATCCGGGCCAAGCGCTCTACGACATCGACGAAACCGTTGTCGTTCTGCGTCTGTCCCGCCGCTACCTTTACCAAGAGATTCGCGCTGGACGCCTGCGTACCGTTAAGGCCGGACGTGCTCGACGTGTCCCGGCCGACGCCATCGCTGACTACGTCAAGCTCCTGGAGCAGGAAGCGCAGGCCGCCTGA
- a CDS encoding replication initiator, with translation MPIQLDIASALALTPGTASLAPGVGANTELHLSSPFAHEPRQHVRTALERAARPDYPDWLRHVESAAACTNPIRLHGTLATVNTHTGEILAHRHTTTLPDGVIYKACGNRRHTVCPACATTYQHDAYHLVRAGLVGGKTIPDSVRTHPAVFATLTAPSFGLVHTRNVRHCTCRDKTRCTCRAAPCHARRDAPTCPHGIPLVCWQRHAAGDEQLGRPLCADCYDHAHHVVWNHHAGELWRRTKQHAERHLNQLARQRGLPKIRLSHGKAAEYQARGAVHFHILLRLDGIDPDNPDAITAPPDGITTDDIIAAVTLAATTIAYTTDSHPTRLDGWPIAWGGQHEIRPITLSASGDALDDQAVAAYLAKYSTKGTEVTGHTSRRLTPDTIDLYANPHGTHPERLIAAAWTLGQTPEWAGLRRWAHMLGFGGHFLTKACRYSITFGSIREERAAYRRAQALNDGHPRPEGHPETTPFHRQANLDTKTDETTLVIGFLTYAGTGWHTTGDQLLANTAAAQARERTRAGHEELAHHTWEQSSSTPLAA, from the coding sequence ATGCCCATCCAGCTCGACATCGCTTCGGCGCTGGCTCTCACTCCCGGGACCGCTTCCCTGGCCCCGGGCGTGGGGGCGAACACCGAACTCCACCTGTCCAGCCCCTTCGCGCACGAACCCCGCCAGCACGTCCGCACCGCCCTGGAACGCGCCGCACGCCCCGACTACCCCGACTGGCTCCGCCACGTCGAATCAGCCGCCGCCTGCACGAACCCGATCCGCCTCCACGGCACTCTCGCCACCGTCAACACCCACACTGGTGAGATCCTCGCCCACCGGCACACCACGACCCTGCCGGACGGCGTCATCTACAAAGCCTGCGGCAACCGACGCCACACCGTCTGCCCCGCCTGCGCCACCACCTACCAACACGACGCCTACCACCTGGTACGCGCCGGACTCGTCGGCGGAAAAACCATCCCCGACAGCGTCCGCACCCACCCGGCCGTCTTCGCCACCCTCACCGCCCCCTCCTTCGGCCTCGTCCACACCCGCAATGTGCGCCACTGCACCTGCCGCGACAAAACCCGCTGCACCTGCCGAGCGGCCCCTTGCCACGCCCGCCGCGACGCCCCGACCTGCCCGCACGGGATCCCGCTGGTCTGCTGGCAACGCCACGCCGCCGGTGATGAACAGCTTGGCCGGCCCCTCTGCGCCGACTGCTACGACCACGCCCACCACGTCGTCTGGAACCACCACGCCGGAGAACTCTGGCGCCGCACCAAACAACACGCCGAACGCCACCTCAACCAGCTCGCTCGGCAACGCGGCCTGCCCAAAATCCGGCTCTCTCACGGCAAAGCCGCCGAATACCAAGCACGCGGCGCAGTTCACTTCCACATCCTGCTCCGCCTGGACGGCATCGACCCCGACAACCCCGACGCCATCACCGCACCCCCAGACGGCATCACCACCGACGACATCATCGCCGCCGTCACCCTGGCCGCCACCACCATCGCCTACACCACCGACTCCCACCCCACTCGCCTCGACGGCTGGCCCATTGCCTGGGGTGGCCAACACGAGATTCGACCCATCACCCTGTCGGCTTCCGGCGACGCCCTCGACGATCAGGCCGTCGCTGCATACCTCGCCAAATACTCCACCAAAGGCACCGAAGTCACCGGCCATACCTCCCGGCGACTCACCCCCGACACCATCGACCTGTACGCCAACCCCCACGGCACCCACCCCGAACGCCTCATCGCCGCCGCCTGGACCCTCGGCCAAACACCCGAATGGGCCGGATTGCGCAGGTGGGCGCACATGCTCGGCTTCGGCGGACACTTCCTCACCAAAGCCTGCCGCTACTCGATCACCTTCGGCTCCATCCGCGAAGAACGAGCCGCCTACAGACGCGCACAAGCCCTCAACGACGGCCACCCAAGGCCAGAGGGACACCCCGAAACAACGCCATTCCACCGTCAAGCAAACCTTGACACCAAAACCGACGAAACCACCCTCGTCATCGGCTTCCTCACCTACGCAGGCACCGGCTGGCACACCACCGGTGACCAACTCCTCGCCAACACGGCAGCGGCACAAGCCCGCGAACGCACCCGAGCAGGACACGAAGAACTCGCCCACCACACCTGGGAACAGAGCTCGTCCACACCGCTCGCCGCCTGA
- a CDS encoding RRQRL motif-containing zinc-binding protein, whose product MTGIRIPQLDYVTQTKGVYLDNYDPDGIRHGGLPTYPYRWAPPGLLTVRQLRAKQLRPGGQDIAAQIIWRRGRRVAYLYREDLAKPKRTATPAQLAALDKALRARRICSTCGLEKPYYIARSLGECNDCHDQWRFTCS is encoded by the coding sequence ATGACCGGCATCCGCATTCCGCAGCTCGACTACGTCACCCAGACCAAGGGTGTCTACCTGGATAACTACGACCCGGACGGCATCCGACACGGTGGTTTGCCCACCTACCCCTACCGGTGGGCCCCACCCGGCCTGCTCACGGTCCGTCAGCTACGCGCCAAGCAGCTTCGTCCCGGCGGCCAAGACATCGCCGCACAGATCATCTGGCGTCGTGGCAGACGCGTCGCCTATCTCTACCGCGAAGACCTCGCCAAACCCAAGCGCACTGCCACCCCGGCACAGCTCGCCGCCCTCGACAAGGCACTGCGAGCCCGGCGGATCTGCTCCACCTGCGGGCTTGAGAAGCCCTACTACATCGCCCGTTCCCTGGGCGAATGCAACGACTGCCACGACCAGTGGAGGTTCACATGCAGCTGA
- a CDS encoding RRQRL motif-containing zinc-binding protein, translating to MHSIPASAARIPQLDRLNATPGTRVVFYDPTGSQYGLPTYPWKWAPKHLKTRRQLAALGLRPGGQAPVAKILWRKGGRVAYLYDITRALPKRKPTSKQLDALDKALRARRTKRSAS from the coding sequence ATGCACTCTATTCCCGCGTCGGCTGCCCGGATACCGCAGCTCGACCGGCTCAACGCCACCCCCGGTACCCGGGTCGTCTTCTACGACCCCACCGGCAGCCAATACGGCCTGCCCACCTACCCCTGGAAGTGGGCCCCCAAGCACCTGAAGACCCGACGCCAACTCGCCGCCCTCGGCCTGCGCCCCGGCGGACAAGCCCCCGTCGCCAAGATCCTGTGGCGCAAAGGCGGCCGCGTCGCCTACCTCTACGACATCACCCGCGCGCTACCCAAGCGCAAGCCCACCAGCAAGCAGCTCGACGCCCTCGACAAAGCCCTGCGCGCTCGTCGCACCAAGCGGAGCGCATCATGA
- a CDS encoding FtsK/SpoIIIE domain-containing protein encodes MHAALPELPDTIPVAPSMSMFDPVFIGIDEFGNPVYLDLVYHNLLDAGEPGGGKSVLIQNLVGHAFLCHDFTPVLLDPKWVELGMWMEAAEATGGVFVGPDIDKGLRVLRRLQKVMDRRYSWLLANGRRKFLPSDLIKVIGIFIDELAYYTATTGTPEQQKEFIALVRDLVARGRACAMPVIAATQRPSVDIIPTSLRDLFGYRAAFRCTTPNSSDIILGHGWASAGFNAQAISPETPGVFYLIAEGGIPHLVKAAYLTDAQIHQLVDYVTWIRRNGDPHPIQLAA; translated from the coding sequence ATGCACGCGGCTCTTCCCGAACTCCCGGACACGATCCCGGTAGCGCCGTCCATGTCCATGTTCGACCCGGTGTTCATCGGGATCGACGAATTCGGCAACCCGGTCTACCTCGACCTGGTCTACCACAACCTGCTGGACGCCGGAGAACCCGGCGGCGGCAAATCCGTACTGATCCAAAACCTCGTCGGGCACGCCTTCCTGTGCCACGACTTCACCCCGGTCCTGCTCGACCCCAAATGGGTCGAACTGGGGATGTGGATGGAAGCCGCCGAAGCAACCGGCGGCGTCTTCGTCGGCCCCGACATCGACAAGGGCCTTCGCGTCCTGCGGCGCCTGCAAAAGGTGATGGACCGACGCTACTCCTGGCTGCTGGCGAACGGCCGCCGCAAGTTCCTGCCGAGCGACCTCATCAAAGTCATCGGCATCTTCATCGACGAACTCGCCTACTACACCGCCACCACCGGCACACCCGAGCAGCAGAAAGAGTTCATCGCCCTCGTCCGCGACCTGGTCGCCCGAGGCCGAGCCTGCGCCATGCCGGTCATCGCCGCCACCCAGCGCCCCAGCGTGGACATCATCCCCACCTCGCTACGCGACCTGTTCGGCTACCGGGCAGCCTTCCGCTGCACCACCCCCAACAGCTCCGACATCATCCTCGGCCACGGCTGGGCCTCGGCCGGATTCAACGCCCAAGCCATCAGCCCGGAAACCCCCGGCGTCTTCTACCTCATCGCCGAAGGCGGCATCCCCCACCTGGTCAAAGCCGCCTACCTGACCGACGCGCAGATCCACCAGCTCGTCGACTACGTCACCTGGATCCGCCGCAACGGCGATCCGCACCCCATACAACTCGCCGCTTGA
- a CDS encoding GntR family transcriptional regulator, translated as MTDELGAKAPKYHRIADELRRDIRDGVYRPGDRLPAETTLLDRFRSQLPSLSLPTLRQAIALLRAEGLIESRHGVGTFVKENRRLQRRSRSRYGRARSDKKLLTSHLEHEITFAGTGPVPPHIAEAAGLDEGTQMVIRRRTLRDRETRKPEELGASYLPMEYANGTFLEEPSVVPKALFLCMEDLSGKQYAHAQDQWLVRVPTATESDLLDLATGSQVIHVIHVARAHDGALLEVSESVWPADRIVIIDEYPITQEPEPPDVPSDI; from the coding sequence GTGACTGACGAACTCGGTGCAAAGGCACCCAAGTACCACCGAATCGCCGATGAGCTGCGACGCGACATCAGAGATGGCGTCTATCGGCCAGGCGACCGCCTACCAGCAGAAACCACACTCCTCGATCGCTTCCGATCCCAGCTGCCAAGCCTGAGCTTGCCGACGCTGCGCCAGGCCATCGCACTACTGCGCGCCGAAGGTCTCATCGAGTCCCGGCACGGTGTGGGAACGTTCGTGAAGGAAAACCGACGCCTGCAACGCCGCTCTCGTTCGCGGTACGGCAGAGCAAGAAGTGACAAGAAGCTTCTGACCTCACACCTTGAGCACGAGATCACGTTCGCCGGTACTGGCCCAGTGCCACCACACATCGCCGAAGCGGCAGGTCTTGACGAAGGCACCCAGATGGTCATCCGGCGCCGGACTCTTCGAGATCGGGAGACCCGGAAACCTGAAGAGCTCGGAGCAAGCTACCTCCCAATGGAGTACGCCAACGGCACCTTCCTTGAGGAGCCTTCGGTCGTGCCCAAAGCGCTCTTTCTCTGCATGGAGGACCTCAGCGGCAAGCAGTACGCGCACGCTCAGGATCAGTGGCTGGTTCGTGTCCCCACCGCCACCGAAAGCGATCTCCTTGACTTGGCCACCGGCAGCCAGGTCATCCATGTAATCCACGTCGCACGAGCCCACGATGGGGCTCTCTTGGAGGTCTCAGAATCCGTCTGGCCTGCCGATCGCATCGTGATCATCGACGAATACCCGATCACGCAAGAACCGGAGCCTCCTGACGTGCCGTCCGACATTTAG
- a CDS encoding 2'-5' RNA ligase family protein has product MDHTTIERVPEVRNHWWWRPGWREGRHYYACHLSFEDQPELHSLVDRYQEALKTFPVLDLIPRPWLHLTMQGIGFTDEISNEMVEKIEDAVRSELRRTTPPVVTFHRPVIVPEAIYLPAVPATQIQELRAACRTAITTAQAIEPDSRPYRPHVSVAYVNTESATEHIAQALDMIDADPVEVTLSHVSLMVFHRDRRMYEWTKAIHIPIGSPRLPHRAIHYL; this is encoded by the coding sequence ATGGATCACACCACGATCGAGCGCGTGCCCGAGGTCCGTAACCACTGGTGGTGGCGGCCCGGCTGGCGCGAAGGACGGCACTACTACGCGTGCCATCTTTCTTTTGAAGACCAACCCGAGCTTCACAGCCTGGTTGATCGTTACCAGGAAGCGTTGAAGACCTTCCCTGTTCTAGATCTCATCCCGCGCCCCTGGCTGCATCTCACCATGCAGGGCATCGGATTCACGGACGAGATCAGCAACGAGATGGTGGAGAAGATCGAGGACGCTGTTCGATCGGAGCTACGACGGACAACTCCTCCTGTCGTAACCTTCCATCGGCCAGTCATCGTGCCGGAAGCCATCTACCTACCAGCCGTGCCTGCAACGCAGATCCAGGAACTCCGAGCAGCCTGCCGCACGGCCATCACAACGGCGCAGGCCATAGAACCTGACTCACGCCCGTACCGTCCGCATGTCAGCGTCGCATACGTCAACACGGAGAGCGCGACCGAACACATTGCACAGGCCCTCGACATGATCGACGCGGACCCTGTCGAGGTCACTCTCTCGCACGTGTCGCTCATGGTGTTCCACCGTGATCGACGCATGTATGAGTGGACGAAAGCAATCCACATCCCCATCGGTTCGCCCCGCCTTCCACATCGGGCCATCCATTACCTGTGA
- a CDS encoding SLATT domain-containing protein, with the protein MLAEQQAIEELLNHNGRIIEIRQELKSARTYRFIFITVWGATAALLPVVILANIFTWGRYDMTRINIACVPTVIVLAIISGILLYRNSESELPSWESTYINDRRLRLEIAVERKRLYAARTNLTPSTSRHIYREGVSQIIEQYRIGQRYYRRVHNLLQSLIIVGSLASSTVAGLAEIEGFQKWVLVGTTFAVGIASGFTGYFKFRERGFYLQQTADAIDEEKSSLELRIGRYGGERDPENAIGEFATRVEALRSEQRKREQQLDQPTENTQH; encoded by the coding sequence ATGCTTGCAGAGCAGCAGGCAATCGAAGAGCTCTTAAATCACAACGGGCGGATAATAGAAATTCGCCAAGAACTCAAAAGTGCTCGGACATATCGATTCATCTTCATAACAGTATGGGGTGCTACGGCCGCCCTGCTCCCTGTTGTTATATTGGCCAATATTTTCACATGGGGAAGATATGACATGACACGCATTAACATTGCGTGCGTGCCAACAGTAATAGTGCTGGCGATCATTTCAGGCATACTTCTATACAGAAACAGTGAGTCCGAACTCCCCTCGTGGGAATCGACATATATAAACGATAGGCGTCTCAGGCTCGAAATCGCTGTAGAAAGAAAACGGCTCTATGCTGCGCGAACGAATCTTACGCCTTCAACCTCTAGGCACATCTACCGAGAAGGTGTGTCGCAGATAATTGAACAATATAGAATTGGGCAAAGATACTATCGCCGCGTTCATAATCTCCTGCAATCTCTAATAATTGTTGGCTCTCTGGCGTCGTCTACCGTAGCCGGACTGGCCGAAATTGAAGGTTTTCAGAAATGGGTACTCGTAGGAACCACCTTTGCTGTAGGGATAGCTTCGGGATTCACTGGATACTTTAAATTCCGAGAGCGGGGATTCTATCTTCAGCAGACCGCCGATGCCATTGATGAAGAGAAAAGCAGTCTAGAACTCCGTATTGGCCGATATGGTGGAGAAAGGGATCCCGAAAATGCAATTGGAGAGTTTGCTACACGAGTCGAAGCGCTTAGGAGCGAACAAAGGAAGCGAGAGCAACAGCTGGATCAGCCAACTGAAAACACACAACACTAA
- a CDS encoding sulfotransferase family protein: MKVIGAGFGRTGTRSLKAALELLGYGPCYHMASVIAEPYRVRQWLDVGEGRSQDWDEVFRGFQSAVDWPASAYWRELTAHYPDAKVVLTVRDPGRWYDSVSETIFRSALAERQRLPLRRRVVRRLIAWRAPDFALYPRMARATVIDRIFDGRVDDRDHVLGVYERHTAEVKAALPAGRLLVFDVRDGWEPLCAFLGVPVPAEPFPQVNERAAWAAKRPRRQVSLILRGR; this comes from the coding sequence GTGAAGGTGATCGGCGCGGGTTTCGGCCGGACGGGCACGCGGTCGCTGAAGGCGGCGCTCGAACTGCTGGGGTACGGTCCCTGCTATCACATGGCGTCGGTCATCGCCGAGCCGTACCGGGTGCGGCAGTGGCTCGACGTCGGCGAGGGGCGCTCACAGGACTGGGACGAGGTGTTCCGCGGCTTCCAGTCGGCGGTCGACTGGCCGGCCTCGGCGTACTGGCGCGAGCTGACCGCACACTACCCGGACGCCAAGGTCGTCCTGACCGTGCGCGACCCCGGCCGCTGGTACGACAGCGTCAGCGAGACCATCTTCCGCAGCGCCCTGGCCGAGCGGCAGCGGCTGCCCCTGCGCCGCCGGGTGGTGCGCCGGCTGATCGCGTGGCGGGCGCCGGACTTCGCGCTCTACCCGCGCATGGCCAGGGCCACCGTCATCGACCGGATCTTCGACGGCCGCGTCGACGACCGCGACCACGTGCTCGGCGTGTACGAGCGGCACACCGCCGAGGTCAAGGCGGCGCTGCCGGCCGGGCGGCTGCTGGTGTTCGATGTGCGGGACGGGTGGGAGCCGCTGTGTGCGTTCCTCGGCGTGCCCGTGCCGGCCGAGCCGTTCCCGCAGGTGAACGAGCGGGCGGCGTGGGCCGCCAAACGCCCGCGCAGGCAGGTGAGCCTCATCCTGCGCGGCCGCTAG
- a CDS encoding class I adenylate-forming enzyme family protein, producing the protein MLFPHPLFDALRAAPGTPAFEHAGRTVSRGELLDLIRRLTGALADAGLGPGRAVAVRTSVTPEAFAAHMAAHALGCRVVGIRPGYAPGQLAHVLGMDVDMVLVDPATAAPELFTKPALSLGPCAGAVDLLAHPDDGRPLTVQARPDDVAALVFTSGSTGRPKGCSITYRALSEHWAWQPRAWGPVAAALARDFERYLLFGTLASMVVLEFVAPCLLGGGTAVIPEEDGRPLFPYAIERHRITGSIITVPRLFQMVRLLEEQPADVGSLRALMVSGSPISAKRLAAAAERLGPVVYQGYGQTEAGNVAMLTPEHIAAGRGLDSVGRPHPGVEISVRDEDGWELPPGETGEIHVRSPYVMSGYWGEEEETRDTLRNGWLNTRDLGHVDDGGFLHLAGRTRDAIMVNAMVVYAGPIERALAAHPDVDEAYVAGAPDEDTGEAVHAFVVPAPGRVPDSAVLSALVRAELGDDSVPKTITMVPAVPVAASGKPDKRALLARFL; encoded by the coding sequence ATGCTCTTCCCGCACCCCCTGTTCGACGCGCTGCGCGCAGCGCCCGGCACCCCCGCCTTCGAGCACGCCGGCCGCACCGTCTCGCGAGGCGAGCTGCTGGACCTCATCCGGCGGCTGACGGGCGCGCTGGCCGACGCGGGGCTGGGTCCCGGCCGGGCGGTGGCCGTGCGCACCTCCGTCACGCCCGAGGCCTTCGCCGCCCACATGGCCGCGCACGCGCTCGGCTGCCGCGTCGTGGGCATCCGCCCCGGATACGCCCCCGGCCAGCTCGCCCACGTGCTCGGCATGGACGTGGACATGGTGCTCGTGGATCCGGCCACCGCGGCGCCCGAGCTGTTCACCAAGCCCGCGCTGTCGCTGGGCCCGTGCGCGGGGGCGGTCGACCTGCTGGCGCACCCCGACGACGGCCGCCCGCTCACGGTGCAGGCCCGGCCGGACGACGTGGCCGCGCTGGTGTTCACCAGCGGCAGCACCGGGCGGCCCAAGGGCTGCTCGATCACCTACCGGGCGCTGAGCGAGCACTGGGCGTGGCAGCCGCGTGCCTGGGGGCCGGTCGCGGCCGCCCTCGCCCGGGACTTCGAGCGTTATCTGCTGTTCGGCACGCTCGCCAGCATGGTCGTGCTCGAGTTCGTCGCGCCGTGCCTGCTGGGCGGCGGCACGGCCGTGATCCCGGAGGAGGACGGGCGGCCGCTGTTCCCGTACGCGATCGAGCGTCACCGCATCACCGGGTCCATCATCACCGTGCCGAGGCTGTTCCAGATGGTGCGCCTGCTGGAGGAGCAGCCGGCGGACGTCGGCAGCCTGCGGGCGCTCATGGTGTCCGGCTCGCCGATCAGCGCCAAGCGGCTGGCCGCGGCGGCCGAACGGCTCGGCCCCGTCGTCTACCAGGGCTACGGGCAGACCGAGGCAGGCAACGTCGCCATGCTCACGCCTGAGCACATCGCCGCGGGCCGCGGGCTGGACTCGGTGGGCCGGCCGCATCCCGGGGTCGAGATCAGCGTGCGTGACGAGGACGGCTGGGAGCTGCCGCCGGGCGAGACGGGCGAGATCCACGTACGCAGCCCGTACGTGATGTCCGGCTACTGGGGCGAGGAGGAGGAGACCCGCGACACGCTGCGGAACGGCTGGCTCAACACCCGCGACCTCGGTCACGTGGACGACGGCGGCTTCCTGCACCTGGCCGGGCGGACCCGCGACGCGATCATGGTCAACGCGATGGTCGTGTACGCGGGACCGATCGAGCGCGCCCTGGCCGCCCACCCCGACGTGGACGAGGCGTACGTGGCCGGCGCTCCCGACGAGGACACCGGTGAGGCCGTGCACGCGTTCGTCGTCCCGGCGCCCGGCCGCGTCCCGGACTCCGCCGTCCTGTCCGCGCTGGTCAGGGCCGAGCTCGGCGACGACAGCGTGCCCAAGACGATCACGATGGTGCCCGCCGTGCCCGTCGCCGCCAGCGGCAAGCCGGACAAGCGCGCCCTGCTGGCCCGGTTTCTCTGA
- a CDS encoding NAD(P)-binding domain-containing protein: MPDNALDYLVIGAGPAGLQLGYFLHRAGHSYRILEAGPAPSQFFRIFPRHRTLISINKKHTGWDDPELNLRMDWNSLLSDDPGLLFTRYSDRYFPHADDMVRYLADFAERTGLRISYDARVVRVERPHDQRGAFVVTDEQGRRYEARRVIVATGVTRPNLPPIPGIETADRYGTASTDPADYVNQRVLIIGKGNSAFETADNLLETAAVIHVAGPRSVRMAWRTHYVGHLRAVNNGLLDTYQLKSQNALLDGDVRNIARTPDGTYLVTVAFARVNEVTKDIPYDRVIVCTGFRFDASIFADDCRPELVINNRFPALTPAYESVNVPGLYFAGTITQSRDFKRGTSGFIHGFRYGARALHRILESRYHGVPWPARILPAEPGPLAAAVIDRVNRTSALWQQFGLLADVIVIDGARGDGTARYLEELPYDLQGPPIGDRGHFTITLEYGPDHDKVDPFDIEVARISQSDAARAHEGHYLHPVVRHHRPGKPPLAHHITENLENEWTSEEVHVEPLRAFFARQTASVPV; encoded by the coding sequence GTGCCGGACAACGCCCTGGACTACCTGGTGATCGGCGCGGGCCCGGCGGGCCTGCAGCTGGGGTACTTCCTGCACCGGGCAGGTCACTCGTACCGGATCCTCGAGGCGGGGCCGGCGCCGAGCCAGTTCTTCCGGATCTTCCCCCGCCATCGCACGCTCATCTCGATCAACAAGAAGCACACCGGCTGGGACGACCCCGAGCTCAACCTCCGGATGGACTGGAACTCGCTGCTGTCGGACGACCCGGGCCTGCTGTTCACCCGCTACAGCGACCGGTACTTCCCGCACGCCGACGACATGGTCCGCTACCTCGCCGACTTCGCCGAGCGCACCGGGCTGCGGATCTCGTACGACGCCCGCGTGGTCCGCGTCGAGCGGCCCCATGATCAGCGCGGGGCGTTCGTGGTGACCGACGAGCAGGGCCGCAGGTACGAGGCGCGACGGGTGATCGTCGCGACCGGCGTCACCCGCCCCAACCTCCCGCCCATCCCGGGCATCGAGACCGCCGACCGGTACGGCACCGCCTCCACCGACCCGGCGGACTACGTGAACCAGCGGGTGCTCATCATCGGCAAGGGCAACTCCGCGTTCGAGACGGCTGACAACCTCCTCGAGACCGCCGCGGTCATCCACGTCGCCGGCCCTCGTTCCGTCCGCATGGCCTGGCGCACCCACTACGTCGGCCACCTGCGCGCGGTCAACAACGGCCTGCTCGACACCTACCAGCTCAAGTCCCAGAACGCCCTGCTCGACGGCGACGTCAGGAACATCGCGCGCACGCCCGACGGCACCTACCTGGTCACGGTGGCCTTCGCCCGCGTCAACGAGGTCACCAAGGACATCCCGTACGACCGGGTGATCGTCTGCACCGGCTTCCGCTTCGACGCCTCGATCTTCGCCGACGACTGCCGGCCCGAGCTGGTGATCAACAACAGGTTCCCCGCGCTCACCCCCGCCTACGAGTCCGTCAACGTGCCCGGCCTGTACTTCGCCGGCACGATCACCCAGTCCCGCGACTTCAAACGCGGCACCAGCGGCTTCATCCACGGTTTCCGGTACGGCGCCCGCGCCCTCCACCGCATCCTGGAATCCCGCTACCACGGCGTCCCGTGGCCCGCCAGGATCCTCCCGGCCGAGCCAGGGCCGCTCGCGGCCGCCGTCATCGACCGGGTCAACCGCACCTCGGCCCTGTGGCAGCAGTTCGGGCTGCTGGCGGACGTGATCGTCATCGACGGAGCTCGCGGTGACGGCACCGCCCGTTACCTGGAGGAGCTGCCGTACGACCTGCAGGGCCCGCCGATCGGCGACCGCGGCCACTTCACCATCACCCTGGAGTACGGTCCCGACCACGACAAGGTGGACCCGTTCGACATCGAGGTGGCCCGCATCAGCCAGAGCGACGCGGCTCGCGCCCACGAGGGCCACTACCTGCACCCCGTGGTGCGGCACCACCGGCCGGGCAAGCCGCCGCTCGCCCACCACATCACGGAGAACCTGGAGAACGAGTGGACGTCCGAGGAGGTCCACGTCGAGCCGCTCCGGGCCTTCTTCGCCCGCCAGACCGCCTCCGTACCGGTCTGA
- a CDS encoding alpha-hydroxy acid oxidase, protein MDQWTLRGFEAEARARLEPAHYDYFAGGAGDEVTVRANEAAFARLALVPRVLRGAAKLQTDVTLLGSRAAMPVLVAPTAFHRLADPEGERATARAVAAAETIMIVSMAATVAIEDVAAAAPGAELWFQLYIQPDLAFTEKIVRRAAAAGCKALVVTVDSPVLGRRERDLRNGFHDLPEHLCCENLRDGDRVRPIVMTPELSWEHIDRLREMTSLPIVLKGITHPADARLALDHHASAIMVSNHGGRQLDTAPATIDLLPGVVAAVGGAMPVLLDGGVRRGTDVLKALALGAAAVAVGRPVIWGLAADGQRGVSRVLGLLRAEIEHALVLCGRASIHELGPDMVRPW, encoded by the coding sequence ATGGACCAGTGGACCCTGCGCGGGTTCGAGGCCGAGGCCCGGGCCCGGCTCGAACCCGCGCACTACGACTACTTCGCCGGCGGCGCCGGGGACGAGGTCACGGTGCGGGCCAACGAGGCCGCCTTCGCCCGGCTCGCCCTGGTGCCGCGGGTGCTGCGCGGCGCCGCGAAGCTCCAGACCGACGTCACCCTGCTGGGCAGCCGCGCGGCCATGCCGGTGCTGGTGGCGCCGACCGCGTTCCACCGGCTCGCCGACCCCGAGGGCGAGCGGGCCACGGCCAGGGCGGTCGCCGCCGCCGAGACCATCATGATCGTCAGCATGGCCGCGACCGTCGCCATCGAGGACGTGGCGGCCGCGGCGCCGGGCGCCGAGCTCTGGTTCCAGCTGTACATCCAGCCCGACCTGGCCTTCACCGAGAAGATCGTGCGGCGTGCCGCGGCGGCCGGCTGCAAGGCGCTGGTCGTCACCGTGGACTCGCCCGTGCTCGGGCGGCGTGAGCGGGATCTGCGCAACGGCTTCCACGACCTGCCCGAGCACCTGTGCTGCGAGAACCTCAGAGACGGGGACCGGGTGCGGCCCATCGTCATGACTCCCGAGCTGTCGTGGGAGCACATCGACCGGCTCAGGGAGATGACGTCGCTGCCGATCGTGCTGAAGGGCATCACGCACCCGGCCGACGCCCGCCTCGCGCTCGACCACCACGCGTCGGCGATCATGGTGTCGAACCACGGCGGCCGCCAGCTCGACACCGCACCGGCCACGATCGACCTGCTGCCCGGCGTCGTCGCGGCCGTCGGCGGCGCCATGCCCGTCCTGCTGGACGGCGGCGTGCGGCGCGGCACCGACGTGCTCAAGGCCCTGGCGCTGGGCGCCGCCGCGGTCGCGGTCGGCCGGCCGGTCATCTGGGGTCTCGCGGCGGACGGACAGCGCGGGGTGTCGCGGGTGCTCGGCCTGCTCCGCGCGGAGATCGAGCACGCGCTCGTCCTGTGCGGCCGCGCGTCCATCCACGAGCTCGGCCCGGACATGGTGCGGCCATGGTGA